The genome window TTTGAATGTATGGCAACAAATAAAAGCGTCTCCAGGATATTGAAAAAAAGGGCGAAAAAAGAGAAAAAAGGTATCTTGTCAAAAATTTTTCTGTGGTTTTTTTTATTTGTAATATTAATAATATGTTCGACAGGCATGGCCGTCACAGGAATATATTTATACCTTAGTGAAAATTTGCCGAAAATTTCGCGGCTTTCGGATTATCAACCTCCGGTGATTACAACAGTCTATTCTGATGACAATAGAAAAATAGCTGAATTCTATCATGAACGAAGGATAATTATTCCTTTTTCCGAAATACCCCCTATGTTGACAGAGGCTTTTCTTGCGGCTGAAGATGCCAGGTTTTATGTACATAAAGGGATAGATTTTCTTAGTATTGTAAGAGCTTTTTTTAAAAATATAGAAGCCGGAACTATAGTGCAGGGAGGCAGTACCATAACCCAGCAGGTGGCAAAATCATTTCTTTTGACGCCTGAAAGGAGTTATACAAGAAAAGCAAAAGAGGCCTTGCTGGCTTACAAAATCAACAAGGCCTTCACCAAAGAAAACATACTGTTTCTATATCTTAATCAGATCTATCTGGGGCATGGGGCGTATGGAGTGGAAGCAGCTTCTGAAAATTATTTCGGCAAATCCGTAAAAGAATTAAATCTCGCGGAATCTGCACTGCTGGCCGGCCTGCCCCAGGCTCCAAGCAGATATTCACCTTTTAAATTTCCTAAAAGGGCAAAGCAACGTCAGATATATGTTTTGAACCGTATGGTTGCCGAGGGATATATAACCAATATTCAAGCTACAGAGGCAATTAATACCAGGCTCGATATTAAACCGCGGCGCAATTGGTATATTGAGGAGGTGCCTTATTATACCGAATATATCAGGTGTTATATTGACAACAAATACGGAGAGAATGCCCTTTATAATGGCGGATTGCAGATATACACTGCTGTTGACATAGAGATGCAGAAGATTGCCAGGGAAGCGATAAATAATGGACTGATGGCTTTGGATAAACGCCAGGGTTATAGGGGACCTCTAAAAAATTTAGCTCCTGGAGAGATAGAGTCATTTTCGAAAGAGGTCACCGATAGTCTGGGCGCCCGGCCTCTGCTGCAGGGCGACATCTTAAAGGGAATGGTAATAGAAGTCGATGATAAAAAAAAAATGGCTACTGTTCGTATAGGCAGTAAGCTAGGCGCGATTAGTATCGAAGATATGAAATGGGCCAGAAAACCTGATCCCGAAACCCCTTATTTTAAAGCAAGAATATATCATCCCGGGGAAGCTCTCAAAACAGGTGACGTGATACTGGTCAAGGTTGCAGGGAAGATTGATGGTTCCGATCTATATAAACTTTCACTTGAGCAGACCCCTGCTGCCCAGTCCGCATTGCTGTCTATTGAAGCGGAAACCGGACTGGTAAAGGTAATGGTGGGGGGAAAAGATTTTAAAACGAGCCAGTTCAACAGAGCTGTTCAGTCGAGACGGCAGCCGGGTTCGGCCTTTAAACCTGTTATCTATGCAGCGGCAATAGACAAAGGATTTACTCCCGCTTCAGTTATAATAGATTCTCCTATTGTATTAAGGGATGTTGAACATGACTTTACATGGAAGCCTAGAAATTATAAAAATAAATTTTATGGCCCTACCCTGTTGCGCAAAGCTTTCGCACACTCGCGTAATGTTGTGACAATAAAAATTTTACAGAGTATCGGCATTGACTATGCAATAGAATATGCAAATAAACTCGGAGTAACATCAAAGCTAAGCCGGGACCTGTCCATAGCCCTTGGTTCTTCAGGCCTTTCACTTCTTGAAGTAGTTACTTTATATTCCGTTTTTAACAACCAGGGTTATCTGGTTAAGCCTGTTTTTATTACTAAAATTTTGGACAGGAACGGTGAAGTTCTTGAGGAGAATTTGCCTGACAGAAAGAGGGTAATCGATAAAAGTACGGCGTATATAATGACCAGTCTCCTGGAAAGTGCTGTACAACACGGTACCGGACACAGGGTTCGAGCCCTGAAAAGACCTGTTGCAGGCAAAACCGGGACTACAAATAATCTTTTTGATGCCTGGTTTGTGGGGTATACACCAAGATATACAACAGGTGTCTGGGTAGGCTTTGATGATGGCGGATCCCTTGGGGAATCGGAAACAGGTTCAAGGGCGGCCAGTCCCATTTGGCTTGCTTTTATGAAAAAGGTGCTTGCAGATAAACCTGTCAGAATATTTCAGGTTCCGGAGGGTGTTGTATTCTCCAAGATAGATGCCGAAACCGGGCTTCTCCCGATTCCTGAATCTAACAAGGTTATTTTTGAATGCTTTAAAGAGGGAACGGTTCCCACGGAATATACAAAAAAGCCGGATTCAATCACAGAAGAAGAGGATTTTTTTAAATCTGCAATGTAGGAGATACCCCATGAAACCGAAACAAATACCGATTATTCTTATTTGCTGCACCGCCGTGATGATTTTTATGATCCTGACCGGATCTGCTTATGCGATGATGTATCGATTTTCTGGTGGACCTTCAGGCGGCACTTTTCAGTATTATGCAAGTGCTGTTTCCACCCTTTCCAAGCAGAACAGGATAAACGTGCTGGCCAGTTCTTCCGGCGGTTCGATTGAGAACATCAGGCTTGCAAATTCAGGGAAAGCAAGTTTTGCGGTGGCATACTCAGGCCATCTGTTTCAGGCCGAAAACGGTTTGTTACCTAAGGATACACGTACATATAAGAATGTGCTGGCTGTATGTTATTTATACGGTGCGCCGGCCCAGTTAGTTGTAAGGGCTGACTCGGGAATTACAGAAACTCTGCAGCTTGCCGGCAAAAGAGTCGGCACGGGTAATGCCGGGTCAGGTGCCGCAGCCAACTGCGAACTTTTTTTTTCGGAACTGGGTCTCTGGGACAAGATAAAGAGGAATTTTCTCGGCTACCGGCAGGCGGCCGATGCCTTTAAAAATAAACAACTTGATGCCTTCTGGATTTTTTCCGGTTTCCCCAATTCGGCGGTTATAGAAACCGCGCTCCAGAACAAAATCAAGTTGATAAATTTATATCCTGAAGCTGAAAAAACTAGATTTCTGCAAAAATATCCCTATTTTACCAAAGTAGTTATTCCGGCCGACACTTATAAAGGAGTATCAACCGATACAATAACCTTTCAGGATGCAACCTTGTGGGTGGCAAACAAAAAAGTTCCGGCAGACTTGGTATACAGGCTTTTAAAGATTATCTACAGTCAAAAGGGCCTTGAATATATGGTAAGTGTTCACAAGTCGGCCAGGGCCATGAGTATACAAGACGGGATTCATGGTATTATAACCCCCTTACACCCCGGAGCCGCAAAATTCTGGCAGGATAACGGAATTTTGAAATAAAATGTATGCCCCCCTGAACAGATTCGAAAAAATTATTTTTGATCTTTTATCGGTCGGTCTGGTCCTTTTTTACTCCTTTTCAGCCTTGCTAAGGCCCGCGGCGACCCAGTACCACCGGGGTATATATGTTATCATAACCTATGTTTTATGCTTCCTGCTATACAAATCAAAAAACAGTCTGTTCAGGAAAGTAGATTATCTTTTAATATTATTATCTATTATAACATGCGGTTACTGGATAGCTAATTTTGAGGCCATTAATTACCGCGCTGGCGCTGAAACGTTTATCGACAGCATAATTGCCGTTATTGGCGTTATTCTTGGAATCGAAGTCGCTCGCAGAGTAATAGGCGGGGTCTTTGTAATTATAGGCTTCCTTTTAATTATTTACGGCGTGTACGGCCCTTATGCGCCCGAGCTTTTTGCTCATCCGGGCGACAGTTTTACCGGTTTATGCATCACCATTTTTTATAAAAATGACGGAGTCTTTGGCATAATGGCCAATGTTCTGGCCACATACGTGCTCCTGTTTGTATTATTCGGTGCTTTTCTTGAAAAATCAGGCGCCCAGAAGTTTTTTATCGATTTTCCCCTTGCCGCAGTGGGTCACAGGACCGGCGGACCCGCCAAGGTGGCTGTTATTGCCAGCGCCTTATTCGGTTCCATATCCGGCAGCGCCATCGCAAACACGGTGTCAACAGGAGCATTTACAATCCCTTTGATGAAAAAAGCAGGATTCAGACCGCATATTGCCGGGGCGATTGAACCGGCGGCCTCCATCGGCGGCATGTTCATGCCGCCGATTATGGGAGCCGGCGGCTTTATTATGGCGGAACTCACCGGCCTGCCATATTCCCGCATCATGCTTGTGGCTGTTTTCCCGGCATTTATCTATTTTTTCAGTGTTTTTGTAATGGTCCATTATGAGGCCAAAGCCTATAATATAATCGGCGATAAATTTCATACCAGTGCCAAACGGATATTGCAAAAAGAATGGTATTATACGCTTCCCCTGATCTTGATTACCTTGATAATGCTGGCGGGCTATTCAGCCGGATTTGCCGCAGTTATCGGAATCATATCATGCCTGTCTGTAAGCTGGGTTAAAAAGGATACTGCAATAGGGCTGAAAGATTTTATTGAAGCGTCCCGGGCCGGCGCTGAGAACAGCCTTAAAATCGGTGCAACCGTCGGAGTGATCGGTATTATAATCGCTGTGCTCACATTCAGCGGACTGGTTTTAACCTTTGCAGATATAGTTATACAGCTTGCCGCCGGAAAACTTTTTTTGACAATCCTGCTGATAGCGGCGGCTTCCCTGGTGCTTGGGATGGGCGTTCCCGTAACTGCCGCTTACCTTATCACTGCCGTTGTTGCAGTGCCGGCTCTGACCCATCTTGGAGTCAACGAACTTGCATCGCATATGATCGTCTACTGGCTCTCCCAGGATTCCAATATTACCCCGCCGGTATGCATTGCGGCCTTTGCCGGTGCAACCATTGCCCAAGCCAATATGTGGAAAACCGCCTTTGCTTCTTTTAAATTCGCAAAATTCCTTTATCTGGCGCCTTTTTTATTCGGCTATGTACCCGGTTTTTCCCTCCAGGGAGACCTGTTTGATATAGTAAAGGCTTTTATTATTATTGCCGCCGGCACTTATGTTTATGCATATTTTCTCAGCGGTTTCTGGTGGCATAAAATTAAACAAAAGGCATAAACCCTTTCAGGAGGAGACTGTATGAAAACATACCGTAAAGAACTCTGGTTTAACGTTGCGGCAAGACGTGCTTTTATCAATATTACACCACAAATCGAAGATTGTATTCTTGAAAGTGGCATTAAAGAAGGCCTGATCCTGGTTAATGCAATGCATATCACAGCATCGGTTTTTATTAATGACGATGAATCAGGACTTCACCATGACTACGATATCTGGCTGGAAAAACTCGCTCCCCATGAGCCTGTATCCCAATACCGGCACAATGTGGGTGAGGATAATGCAGATGCGCACATGAAAAGACAGATCATGGGGCGCGAGGTAGTTGTAGCCCTTACAGAAGGGAGACTCGATTTCGGCACCTGGGAGCGGATATTTTATGGTGAGTTTGACGGGCGAAGGCGCAAGCGGGTTTTGGTAAAAATTATTGGGGAATAAGTTTACAGCCTTGTAGGGTGGGCTTTGCCCATCAAAACATAACACGCCAAACAAAAAACCATCGCCAATCAATATGCCAATAATATATAAAATCAGTAACCGTTCACGGGTTCAAAGGTTCAGTGTTCAAAGTTTCATTTCCCTGCAGGCAGGCACAAGGCCTGCCCCTACTATTGTTTTCACCGTGCATTTGATTTTCTTAGGGGCAATCCCTTGTGGTTGCCCTATACGGTATTTGAAACCGAATTGGCAATTGCTTGGAATGATAGACCACTATGCAGTAGATGTTTTTTAATCAATCTTTTTGCTTGTTTCTGTCCAATAAATCATTGTGTAATGGCCGAAAGACCTGAATAATAAGGCTTTTCGCATTTTTATTCAACCTATGATTTCCGAGGTCTGATATTAGATAATTTAAAAACTCTCCAGAGTAGTCTTTTAAGTTAAATTTCGTATTTATTTACAAGAATATTTCTGAAGCCCAACGACTGAACTCACTGGTTTTTACGGAGCGCAGCGGAGTAAAAATCCAGTTCCAGGTAGGAGCATCGGTTACCCGACGCCCCCCCTACAGACCCGTACGTGAAGATTTCCCTCATACGGTTCCTCGGTTCAAATCCTTTTTACCGGATTATCAACCAAACAGGCGACACCCCGTTTGGCGTATAACTTTGCAGCCCTTACGGCATCAAATATTATGGACTATTCTGGGTAATGGCAGTGGGTATGTTGTGCGCAAGTCCTCGAACATTACTTCGCCCTTGTGACTTCTTCGGCTTAACCATCGACGCCATGCTTTCTCAGTATATTCAAACACAACTTCCAGCACTTTGTAGTTACTTATTACTCCAAAGTACTGGTAAAAACCTCGCAGTTTACTGCAAAGAATCTCATACTGCTCGGCCATTGGCTTATGACGGTTATCCTTGCACCATATCCATATTCTCTTCATAAAACGGCTTGAACGCTTTCTTGCCGTCTTTTTCTTTATTACCATGTACCCTTTTAATGATTTTGACCAGTAAAATGTAAACCCTAAAAAATCAAACGTCCCGTTTCCCTTTCCGCTAATGCGTTTGGAAAATCGAATCAGTTTTGTCTTTTCCGGGTGAAGTGACAGCTCGAACTGTTCGAACCGCCTGGGTAATACATCCATGACACGCAATGCGTCTTTTTCATACTCGAACCCGAGGATGAAATCATCCGCCCAGCGTATGATGGAGCATCTCCCTTTCATCCGGGGGATCACTTCTTTCACGTACCAGTCATCTAAAACATAATGAAGAAAGATATTACTGAGCACAGGGGAAATTACTCCTCCCTGTGGAGTGCCCGTTTCAGAGTACGTCAGGTTGCCTTCCTCCATTACGCCTGCATTCAACCACTTCCCTATCAGGCGAATCATTCCGCCGTCACTTACTCTCCGACGTATCATGTCTTTAAGTAACTCGTGATTAATATTGTCAAATAGTCCTGTAATATCTGCGCTTAC of Desulfosarcina sp. BuS5 contains these proteins:
- a CDS encoding penicillin-binding protein 1A, encoding MATNKSVSRILKKRAKKEKKGILSKIFLWFFLFVILIICSTGMAVTGIYLYLSENLPKISRLSDYQPPVITTVYSDDNRKIAEFYHERRIIIPFSEIPPMLTEAFLAAEDARFYVHKGIDFLSIVRAFFKNIEAGTIVQGGSTITQQVAKSFLLTPERSYTRKAKEALLAYKINKAFTKENILFLYLNQIYLGHGAYGVEAASENYFGKSVKELNLAESALLAGLPQAPSRYSPFKFPKRAKQRQIYVLNRMVAEGYITNIQATEAINTRLDIKPRRNWYIEEVPYYTEYIRCYIDNKYGENALYNGGLQIYTAVDIEMQKIAREAINNGLMALDKRQGYRGPLKNLAPGEIESFSKEVTDSLGARPLLQGDILKGMVIEVDDKKKMATVRIGSKLGAISIEDMKWARKPDPETPYFKARIYHPGEALKTGDVILVKVAGKIDGSDLYKLSLEQTPAAQSALLSIEAETGLVKVMVGGKDFKTSQFNRAVQSRRQPGSAFKPVIYAAAIDKGFTPASVIIDSPIVLRDVEHDFTWKPRNYKNKFYGPTLLRKAFAHSRNVVTIKILQSIGIDYAIEYANKLGVTSKLSRDLSIALGSSGLSLLEVVTLYSVFNNQGYLVKPVFITKILDRNGEVLEENLPDRKRVIDKSTAYIMTSLLESAVQHGTGHRVRALKRPVAGKTGTTNNLFDAWFVGYTPRYTTGVWVGFDDGGSLGESETGSRAASPIWLAFMKKVLADKPVRIFQVPEGVVFSKIDAETGLLPIPESNKVIFECFKEGTVPTEYTKKPDSITEEEDFFKSAM
- a CDS encoding TAXI family TRAP transporter solute-binding subunit, which translates into the protein MKPKQIPIILICCTAVMIFMILTGSAYAMMYRFSGGPSGGTFQYYASAVSTLSKQNRINVLASSSGGSIENIRLANSGKASFAVAYSGHLFQAENGLLPKDTRTYKNVLAVCYLYGAPAQLVVRADSGITETLQLAGKRVGTGNAGSGAAANCELFFSELGLWDKIKRNFLGYRQAADAFKNKQLDAFWIFSGFPNSAVIETALQNKIKLINLYPEAEKTRFLQKYPYFTKVVIPADTYKGVSTDTITFQDATLWVANKKVPADLVYRLLKIIYSQKGLEYMVSVHKSARAMSIQDGIHGIITPLHPGAAKFWQDNGILK
- a CDS encoding TRAP transporter permease, encoding MYAPLNRFEKIIFDLLSVGLVLFYSFSALLRPAATQYHRGIYVIITYVLCFLLYKSKNSLFRKVDYLLILLSIITCGYWIANFEAINYRAGAETFIDSIIAVIGVILGIEVARRVIGGVFVIIGFLLIIYGVYGPYAPELFAHPGDSFTGLCITIFYKNDGVFGIMANVLATYVLLFVLFGAFLEKSGAQKFFIDFPLAAVGHRTGGPAKVAVIASALFGSISGSAIANTVSTGAFTIPLMKKAGFRPHIAGAIEPAASIGGMFMPPIMGAGGFIMAELTGLPYSRIMLVAVFPAFIYFFSVFVMVHYEAKAYNIIGDKFHTSAKRILQKEWYYTLPLILITLIMLAGYSAGFAAVIGIISCLSVSWVKKDTAIGLKDFIEASRAGAENSLKIGATVGVIGIIIAVLTFSGLVLTFADIVIQLAAGKLFLTILLIAAASLVLGMGVPVTAAYLITAVVAVPALTHLGVNELASHMIVYWLSQDSNITPPVCIAAFAGATIAQANMWKTAFASFKFAKFLYLAPFLFGYVPGFSLQGDLFDIVKAFIIIAAGTYVYAYFLSGFWWHKIKQKA
- a CDS encoding secondary thiamine-phosphate synthase enzyme YjbQ; translated protein: MKTYRKELWFNVAARRAFINITPQIEDCILESGIKEGLILVNAMHITASVFINDDESGLHHDYDIWLEKLAPHEPVSQYRHNVGEDNADAHMKRQIMGREVVVALTEGRLDFGTWERIFYGEFDGRRRKRVLVKIIGE
- the ltrA gene encoding group II intron reverse transcriptase/maturase, whose protein sequence is MGDTQMSQTISTKSREIARTVACNSRPIEWGQPPVLTGGSSLIKIELLAQSNPELVFTSVVHRIDFDLLKQSFRKIRKSKSAGVDKVTAKEYAENLDQNLYNLYERLRRGQYVASPVKRIWIDKEGGKKRPIGIPVLEDKIVQKAAAAILNVIFDRNFYNFSHAFRKGRSQHMAIKDLREQCLKQNISWIVSADITGLFDNINHELLKDMIRRRVSDGGMIRLIGKWLNAGVMEEGNLTYSETGTPQGGVISPVLSNIFLHYVLDDWYVKEVIPRMKGRCSIIRWADDFILGFEYEKDALRVMDVLPRRFEQFELSLHPEKTKLIRFSKRISGKGNGTFDFLGFTFYWSKSLKGYMVIKKKTARKRSSRFMKRIWIWCKDNRHKPMAEQYEILCSKLRGFYQYFGVISNYKVLEVVFEYTEKAWRRWLSRRSHKGEVMFEDLRTTYPLPLPRIVHNI